One genomic segment of Labrus bergylta chromosome 17, fLabBer1.1, whole genome shotgun sequence includes these proteins:
- the LOC136183199 gene encoding eyes absent homolog 1-like: MFSVLPICHFGDLTTATDNRGRISARRAHSDRPKSPDPPLQPDGDLNIYNRPVEEFQLIYHAVVDDMLKFKSGRPRPYSIELGRRLKQKLWERLDRPTFTETVDEDGRMHVDMSVGGDGVYPPLYDVDTSGEPAPGRPPVKRARKQNSLTLYEFKNTKL, from the exons ATGTTCTCAGTTCTCCCAATTTGCCACTTCGGGGATTTGACCACAGCTACTGACAACAGAGGGAGAATCTCTGCACGCCGTGCACACAGTGACAGACCCAAGTCCCCCGACCCTCCACTGCAGCCTGACGGAGATCTGAACATCTACAACCGTCCAGTGGAGGAGTTCCAGCTGATCTACCATGCAGTGGTAGACGACATGCTGAA ATTCAAGAGCGGCAGACCTCGTCCTTACAGCATAGAGCTCGGACGTCGTCTCAAACAGAAGCTCTGGGAGCGACTGGACCGTCCTACCTTCACCGAAACAGTGGATGAAGATGGACGGATGCATGTGGACATGTCAGTGGGTGGGGACGGAGTCTATCCTCCCCTCTATGATGTGGACACATCAGGAGAACCAGCGCCTGGGAGACCTCCAGTGAAGAGAGCCAGGAAACAGAACTCATTGACTTTATATGAGTTCAAAAACACCAaactgtaa